One window of the Dendropsophus ebraccatus isolate aDenEbr1 chromosome 12, aDenEbr1.pat, whole genome shotgun sequence genome contains the following:
- the LOC138768851 gene encoding S-antigen protein-like, with amino-acid sequence MEAQRTTRDKGMETQRTTGDRGMEAQRPTEDRGMETQRTTGDRGMEAQRTTRDKSMETQRTTGDRGMEAQRPTEDRGMETQRTTGDRGMEAQRPTEDRGMETQRTTGDRGMETQRTTGDRVMEAQGTTGDRVMEAQRTTRDRVMEAQRTTRDRGMEAKRTAEDRVKEAQRTTGDRVKEAQMTTRTGAWRPKGQPGTEAWRPKGQLGTGSWRPKGQLGTGSWRPKGQLGTGSWRPKGQLGEKGLETQSTTNDKGLVTQRVTEDRGMEAQRRSTGDRGIEGQGSTTGDRGIKSKDNQKSMADQGQRQPVKRQPEIDG; translated from the coding sequence ATGGAGGCCCAAAGGACAACCAGGGACAAGGGCATGGAGACCCAAAGGACAACTGGGGACAGGGGCATGGAGGCCCAAAGGCCAACCGAGGACAGGGGCATGGAGACCCAAAGGACAACCGGGGACAGGGGTATGGAGGCCCAAAGGACAACCAGAGACAAGAGCATGGAGACCCAAAGGACAACTGGGGACAGGGGCATGGAGGCCCAAAGGCCAACCGAGGACAGGGGAATGGAGACCCAAAGGACAACTGGGGACAGGGGCATGGAGGCCCAAAGGCCAACCGAGGACAGGGGCATGGAGACCCAAAGGACAACCGGGGACAGGGGCATGGAGACCCAAAGGACAACTGGGGACAGGGTCATGGAGGCCCAAGGGACAACTGGGGACAGGGTCATGGAGGCCCAAAGGACAACCAGGGACAGGGTCATGGAGGCCCAAAGGACAACCAGGGACAGGGGCATGGAGGCCAAAAGGACAGCTGAGGACAGAGTCAAGGAGGCCCAAAGGACAACTGGGGACAGGGTCAAGGAAGCCCAAATGACAACCAGGACAGGGGCATGGAGGCCCAAAGGACAACCAGGGACAGAGGCATGGAGGCCCAAAGGACAACTGGGGACAGGGTCATGGAGGCCCAAAGGACAACTGGGGACAGGGTCATGGAGGCCCAAAGGACAACTGGGGACAGGGTCATGGAGGCCCAAAGGACAACTGGGGGAGAAGGGCTTGGAGACCCAAAGTACAACCAACGACAAGGGCTTGGTGACCCAAAGGGTAACCGAGGACAGGGGCATGGAGGCTCAAAGAAGGTCGACCGGGGACAGAGGCATTGAGGGTCAAGGAAGTACAACTGGGGACAGGGGCATAAAGTCAAAAGACAACCAGAAATCGATGGCTGACCAGGGACAGAGACAACCAGTCAAAAGACAACCAGAAATCGATGGATGA